In the Mycolicibacter minnesotensis genome, CGGGTGGTTGTCATAAACCAGGTCGGGGTACCACTGGTTGGTCTCGCCGCCCATGAAGCCATAGAACCGGTCGAAGCCCCGCTGAGTGGGCCAGTGCCGCCGGGTGGCGGCCAGGTTGGACTCCTCCAACGGGGTCAGGTGCCACTTGCCGACGCAGAAGGTGCTCCAGCCCTGCTCGGCCAGGACCTCGCTGAGCATGGCGGTTTCGAACGGAATCCGGCCGCTGCAGTTCGGGAAGCCGTCGGTGAACTCTTCGATAGTGGCCATGCCCACGCTGGTGGCGTTGCGGCCGGTCAGCAGCGATGCCCGGGTCGGGGAGCACAGTGCGGTGGTGTGGAACTGGGACAATCGGACGCCACGCTCGGCGATCCTGCTCATCGTGGGCATGTCCACCAGGCCGCCGAAGCAGTCCCAGGTGGCGATGCCGGTGTCATCCCACACCACGTACAGCACATTGGGCGCCCCTTCGGGGGCGGTAGGCGCGGCGAACGGGCCCCAATCCGGTTCGGAATCCCGGATGTCGAGACTGATCTTGCCCGTGAAATCCACCATCACCACTCCGTCGTCGGCCCCCAGAACGGATGAGACACTACCGGTCCGGTGACCAACTGGCAGCGTTTGGAGGTCACGACACAGCGAAGGCGGCCACGGCCAAGCGCACAAAGCACAAGGACCCGGTACGCAGCGCCGTGTGGCGCGCGTCCGGGTCCCGGTGCAACTGCTGTTACTTGGCCTTTTCCAGGATCTCGACCAGGCGCCAGCGCTTGGACGCCGACAGCGGGCGGGTCTCCATCAACGACACACGGTCGCCGATGCCGGCCGTGTTGTTCTCGTCGTGTGCCTTGACCTTCTTGGTGGTCCGGATGATCTTGCCGTACAGCGGGTGCCGCACACGGTCCTCGAGTTCGACGACGATGGTCTTCTCCATCTTGTCGCTGACCACGTAGCCGATCTGGGTCTTGCGGCGGCCACGCACCGTCTCCGTGCGCGGGGTGTGCTTGGCACCCTTCTCCGCGGCGTTAGCCTTTGCAACCTGTGCCATTACGATGCCTCGCCTTCAGAACCAGCGGGACCGGACGCCAGGCCCAGTTCCCGTTCGCGCAACACGGTGTAGATGCGCGCGATCTGGTGGCGCACCGTGCGGAGCCGACGGTTGTTGGTGAGCTGCCCGGTCGCCATCTGGAAACGCAGGTTGAACAGCTCTTCTTTGGACTCGCGCAACTGCTCGACGAGCTCGTCAGCGTTAAGCTCGCGCAGTTCGCCAGCGGTAACTCCCACTGCCATCAGAACTGCTCCTCTCGGGTCACGATGCGCGCCTTGATCGGCAGCTTGTGGATCGCCCGGGTCAGTGCGGCACGGGCAATGGCCTCATTCGGGTAGCTGAGCTCGAACAGCACACGGCCAGGCTTGACGTTGGCAACCCACCACTCCGGCGAACCCTTACCGGAACCCATGCGGGTTTCAGCAGGCTTCTTGGTCAGCGGACGGTCCGGGAAGATGTTGATCCACACCTTGCCGCCACGCTTGATGTGCCGGTTGATGGCGATACGAGCGGACTCGATCTGCCGGTTGGTGACGTAGGCGTGCTCCAGTGCCTGGATGCCGTACTCACCGAACGTCACCGCGGTGCCGCCGCTGGCGATACCGCGCTGCTTGGGGTGGTGCTGCTTGCGGTGCTTGACCTTACGGGGAATCAACATGATTAGCTCTCCGTGCTCTGCGTTGCCTGCGGCTCCGCGGTCACTGCGCTTTCCTGGACCGTTTCTGCAGCAGCGGTGTTCTCGGTACTCTCAGCGGCCCGACCTGCGTCGGTGCTGGTCGCGGTGGTACCCGAGGCGCCACTGCGGCGCGGGCGGGTGCCGGTCGGCCGCTCCCGGCGGGGACGGTCGGCCGACGGTGCGGCAGCGGACAGCTCGCGCTTGCCACCGACGATGTCGCCCTTGTAGATCCAGACCTTCACACCGATCCGGCCGAAGGTGGTCTTCGCCTCGTACAGCCCGTAGTCGATGTCGGCGCGCAGCGTGTGCAGCGGCACCCGACCCTCACGGTAGAACTCCGAGCGGCTCATCTCGGCGCCGCCCAGGCGGCCCGAGCACTGCACCCGGATGCCCTTGACATTGGGCTGACGCATCGCCGACTGGATCGCCTTGCGCATCGCGCGGCGGAACGCCACACGGTTGCTCAACTGCTCGGCCACGCCCTGGGCCACCAACTGTGCGGTGGACTCGGGGTTCTTGACCTCGAGGATGTTCAGCTGGACCTGCTTACCGGTCAGCTTCTCCAGGTCGGAACGGATCCGGTCGGCCTCGGTGCCGCGGCGGCCGATGACGATGCCCGGCCGGGCGGTGTGGATGTCCACGCGGACCCGGTCCCGGGTGCGCTCGATCTCGACGTCGGCGATGCCGGCGCGCTCAAGACCGCTCGACAGCAGCCGGCGGATCGCCACGTCTTCCTTGACGTAGTCCGCGTACTGCTTGTCTGCATACCACCGCGACTTCCAGTCGGTGGTGATCCCGAGCCGGAAGCCGTGCGGGTTGATCTTCTGGCCCATTACTCCGAGCCCTCCTTCGCGTCGGACGTCTCAGGCGCCTTCTTGGTTGCCGCCTTCTTGGCGGGCGCCTTCTTAGCCGCCGCTTTCTCAGTCGTCTTCTCAGCAGCCTTGGCTGCGGAAGCCTTCTTGGCCGGCGCCGTCTTGGCCGGGGTCTTCGCCCCCGCCTCAGTGGCGGCCTTGCTGGCCTGCGCACGACGCGCCCGGGCGGCACCGGCAGACTGCGCCGAACCGCCACCGGAGGACGGCCGACTCTCCACCACCACAGTGATGTGGCTGGTGCGCCGACGGATCCGGTACGCACGCCCCTGGGCGCGCGGCTTGATCCGCTTGGCGGTCGGGCCCTCGTCGGCGTAGACGGTCGCCACCACCAGGGTGGACGGGTCCAGGCCCTCGTTGTTCTCGGCGTTGGCCGCCGCACTGGCGATGACCTTGGCCAACGGCAGGCTGGCCTGCTGCGGCGCCCAGCGCAGGATGTCCAACGCTTCGGCCACGGACTTGCCGCGCACCAGGTTGATCACGCGGCGCGCCTTGCTGGCCGAGATACCCAGGTGGCGGGCCTTGGCAACAGCGGACGGAAATTCAGTAGTAACGCTCACCGGCGCTTAGCCTTCCGGTCGTCTTTGATGTGTCCCTTGAAGGTGCGCGTCGGAGCAAATTCGCCGAGCTTGTGCCCGACCATCGACTCGGTGACGAATACCGGAACATGCTTGCGGCCGTCGTGTACGGCGAACGTGTGCCCGATGAAATCCGGGATGATCGTCGACCGACGTGACCAGGTCTTGATGACCTGCTTGGTGCCCTTCTCGTTCTGAACGTCGACCTTCTTGAGCACATGGTCGTCGACGAACGGACCCTTTTTGAGGCTGCGTGGCATCGTTTTCCCTCCGCTTCCTAGCGCTTGTTCTTGCCGGTGCGCCGGCGTCGGACGATGAGCTTGTCGCTGGGCTTGTTCGGCCGGCGGGTACGACCCTCCGGCTTACCCCACGGGCTGACCGGGTGGCGGCCGCCGGAGGTCTTGCCCTCACCACCACCGTGCGGGTGGTCCACCGGGTTCATGACCACACCACGGACGGTCGGGCGCTTGCCCTTCCACCGCATACGGCCGGCTTTACCCCAGTTGATGTTGGCCTGCTCGGCATTACCCACCTCGCCAACAGTGGCGCGGCAGCGCACGTCAACGCGGCGGATCTCGCCGGAAGGCATACGCAGCGAGGCGTAGGCGCCTTCCTTGCCCAGCAACTGGATGCTGGAACCGGCCGAACGGGCCAACTTGGCGCCACCACCGGGCCGCAGCTCCACGGCGTGCACCAGGGTGCCGGCCGGGATGTTGCGCAGTGGCAGGTTGTTGCCGGGCTTGATGTCGGCATTCGCACCCGACTCGACCACATGGCCCTGCGCCAGACCCTGCGGCGCGATGATGTAGCGCTTCTCGCCGTCCAGGTAGTGCAGCAGCGCGATGCGCGCCGTGCGGTTCGGGTCGTACTCGATGTGTGCGACCTTGGCGTTGACGCCGTCCTTGTCGTGACGACGGAAGTCGATCACGCGGTAGGCACGCTTGTGGCCGCCACCCTTGTGCCGGGTGGTGATCCGGCCGTGGGCGTTGCGCCCGCCGTGGCCGTGCAGCGGCCGAACCAGCGACTTCTCCGGGTGGGAGCGGGTGAGCTCAGCGAAATCGGAGACGCTGGCACCGCGACGACCGGGGGTCGTCGGCTTGTACTTGCGGATTCCCATGTCAGTTAGATCTCTCTCTCACGCCGGTCAGGCCGGTGCGGCGAACAGGTCGATCGGCTTGCTGCCGGGCGCCAGGGTCACAATGGCGCGCTTGGTGTCCTTGCGCTTGCCGTAGCCGGTCTTGGACCGCTTGCGCTTGCCCGGCCGGTTCGCAGTGTTCACCGACGCGACCTTGACCGCGAAGATCTTCTCGATCGCGATCTTGATCTGCGTCTTGTTCGTGTCGGGGCGCACCACGAACGTGTACACGTTGTTCTCGATCAGCCCGTAGGACTTCTCGGAGATGACCGGCGCGAGGATGATGTCGCGGGGATCGGTGATGGTCGCCATCAGGCCGAAACCTCCTCGGTTTTGGCGCTGTGAGCCTCAATGTAGGAGTTCAGAGCCTCGACGCTGAACACCACATCGTCGGCACGCAGCACGTCGTGGGCGTTGAGCTGGTCCGGGGACAGGATGTGCACACCCGGCAGGTTGCGCACGCTCTTGGCGCCCGTCTCGTCGGCACGACCGATGACCACCAGCACCTGCTTGCGGTCAGTGATCGAGCCCAGGAACGTCTTGGCGTCCTTGGTCGAGGGGGTCTGCCCAGTCACCAGCTCGGTGATCGCGTGGATCCGGCCGTTGCGGGCCCGGTCCGACAACGCTCCGCGCAGGGCGGCGGCGATCATCTTCTTCGGGGTGCGCTGGCTGTAGTCACGCGGCTTCGGGCCGTGCACCACGCCACCACCGGTGAACTGCGGCGCCCGGGTAGAGCCCTGACGGGCCCGGCCGGTTCCCTTCTGCCGGTAAGGCTTACGGCCACCGCCGCTGACCTCACCGCGGGTCTTGGTGGAGTGCGTACCCTGACGGGCCGCAGCCAACTGAGCGATCACCACCTGGTGCATGAGCGCGATGTTGGCGGGAGCGTCGAACAGCTCGGCGGGCAGCTCAACCGAGCCGCTGGACTTGCCGTCCGGAGTCTTGACGTCAATCTTGATGCCGGCCATTACTTCTCACCCTTTTTGATCGCGCTGCGGACCAGAACAAGCCCACCGTTGCGGCCCGGAATGGCGCCCTTGATCAACAGCACACCGTTCTCGGCGTCAACCTTGTGCACCACCAGGTTCTGCGTGGTGACGCGGTCGCTGCCCATCCGGCCCGACATGCGGGTGCCCTTGAACACCCGGCCGGGGGTCGAGCAGCCACCGATGGAACCCGGCCGGCGGTGCACGGCCTGGGCGCCGTGACCGGCGCCCTGACCGCGGAAGCCGTGCCGCTTCATGGTGCCGGCGAAACCCTTGCCCTTGGAGGTGCCGGTGACGTCGACGTAGCTGCCGTCTTGGAAGATCTCGGCGGTCAGCTCTTGGCCGACCTCGTAGCCGGCGGCCGCTGTCTCGTCGTCGAGCCGCAGCTCAGCCAGGTGCCGGCGCGGGTTGACTCCCGCGGCCGCGTACTGACCGCTCAGCGGCTTGTTGACCTTGCGGGGGCTGATCTCGCCGTACGCGAGCTGCACGGCGCTGTAGCCGTCGCGCTCGGTGGTGCGGATGCGGGTGACCACATTGGGCCCGGCCTTGACGACCGTGACCGGCACGACCTTGTTGTTCTCGTCGAACACCTGCGTCATGCCCAGTTTGGTACCCAAAATACCTTTGCGTGCCATGGTTTTCGGTGCTCCTACTGGATGTTGACGTCGACGCTGGCCGGCAGATCGATGCGCATCAGAGCGTCAACGGTCTTCGGCGTGGGATCGAGGATGTCGATCAGCCGCTTGTGGGTGCGCATCTCGAAGTGCTCCCGCGAGTCCTTGTACTTGTGCGGGGACCGGATGACGCAATACACGTTCTTCTCGGTCGGCAGCGGCACCGGGCCGACTACGGACGCACCGGTACGGGTGACCGTCTCAACGATCTTGCGCGCCGAGGCGTCAATCGCCTCGTGGTCGTAGGCCTTGAGCCTGATGCGGATCTTTTGTCCCGCCACGCTTCTGCTACCTCACTCCTGCAAAGGGGGCCCGTCTTTCGAACCCTTTGTGCCCCAGCTTGCCGG is a window encoding:
- the rplP gene encoding 50S ribosomal protein L16, which produces MLIPRKVKHRKQHHPKQRGIASGGTAVTFGEYGIQALEHAYVTNRQIESARIAINRHIKRGGKVWINIFPDRPLTKKPAETRMGSGKGSPEWWVANVKPGRVLFELSYPNEAIARAALTRAIHKLPIKARIVTREEQF
- the rplB gene encoding 50S ribosomal protein L2 produces the protein MGIRKYKPTTPGRRGASVSDFAELTRSHPEKSLVRPLHGHGGRNAHGRITTRHKGGGHKRAYRVIDFRRHDKDGVNAKVAHIEYDPNRTARIALLHYLDGEKRYIIAPQGLAQGHVVESGANADIKPGNNLPLRNIPAGTLVHAVELRPGGGAKLARSAGSSIQLLGKEGAYASLRMPSGEIRRVDVRCRATVGEVGNAEQANINWGKAGRMRWKGKRPTVRGVVMNPVDHPHGGGEGKTSGGRHPVSPWGKPEGRTRRPNKPSDKLIVRRRRTGKNKR
- the rpsQ gene encoding 30S ribosomal protein S17 is translated as MAQVAKANAAEKGAKHTPRTETVRGRRKTQIGYVVSDKMEKTIVVELEDRVRHPLYGKIIRTTKKVKAHDENNTAGIGDRVSLMETRPLSASKRWRLVEILEKAK
- the rplC gene encoding 50S ribosomal protein L3, which translates into the protein MARKGILGTKLGMTQVFDENNKVVPVTVVKAGPNVVTRIRTTERDGYSAVQLAYGEISPRKVNKPLSGQYAAAGVNPRRHLAELRLDDETAAAGYEVGQELTAEIFQDGSYVDVTGTSKGKGFAGTMKRHGFRGQGAGHGAQAVHRRPGSIGGCSTPGRVFKGTRMSGRMGSDRVTTQNLVVHKVDAENGVLLIKGAIPGRNGGLVLVRSAIKKGEK
- the rpsC gene encoding 30S ribosomal protein S3, which gives rise to MGQKINPHGFRLGITTDWKSRWYADKQYADYVKEDVAIRRLLSSGLERAGIADVEIERTRDRVRVDIHTARPGIVIGRRGTEADRIRSDLEKLTGKQVQLNILEVKNPESTAQLVAQGVAEQLSNRVAFRRAMRKAIQSAMRQPNVKGIRVQCSGRLGGAEMSRSEFYREGRVPLHTLRADIDYGLYEAKTTFGRIGVKVWIYKGDIVGGKRELSAAAPSADRPRRERPTGTRPRRSGASGTTATSTDAGRAAESTENTAAAETVQESAVTAEPQATQSTES
- the rplD gene encoding 50S ribosomal protein L4, whose protein sequence is MAGIKIDVKTPDGKSSGSVELPAELFDAPANIALMHQVVIAQLAAARQGTHSTKTRGEVSGGGRKPYRQKGTGRARQGSTRAPQFTGGGVVHGPKPRDYSQRTPKKMIAAALRGALSDRARNGRIHAITELVTGQTPSTKDAKTFLGSITDRKQVLVVIGRADETGAKSVRNLPGVHILSPDQLNAHDVLRADDVVFSVEALNSYIEAHSAKTEEVSA
- the rpsJ gene encoding 30S ribosomal protein S10; translated protein: MAGQKIRIRLKAYDHEAIDASARKIVETVTRTGASVVGPVPLPTEKNVYCVIRSPHKYKDSREHFEMRTHKRLIDILDPTPKTVDALMRIDLPASVDVNIQ
- the rpsS gene encoding 30S ribosomal protein S19; translated protein: MPRSLKKGPFVDDHVLKKVDVQNEKGTKQVIKTWSRRSTIIPDFIGHTFAVHDGRKHVPVFVTESMVGHKLGEFAPTRTFKGHIKDDRKAKRR
- the rplV gene encoding 50S ribosomal protein L22; translation: MSVTTEFPSAVAKARHLGISASKARRVINLVRGKSVAEALDILRWAPQQASLPLAKVIASAAANAENNEGLDPSTLVVATVYADEGPTAKRIKPRAQGRAYRIRRRTSHITVVVESRPSSGGGSAQSAGAARARRAQASKAATEAGAKTPAKTAPAKKASAAKAAEKTTEKAAAKKAPAKKAATKKAPETSDAKEGSE
- the rpmC gene encoding 50S ribosomal protein L29, with the translated sequence MAVGVTAGELRELNADELVEQLRESKEELFNLRFQMATGQLTNNRRLRTVRHQIARIYTVLRERELGLASGPAGSEGEAS
- the rplW gene encoding 50S ribosomal protein L23, which translates into the protein MATITDPRDIILAPVISEKSYGLIENNVYTFVVRPDTNKTQIKIAIEKIFAVKVASVNTANRPGKRKRSKTGYGKRKDTKRAIVTLAPGSKPIDLFAAPA